The following are encoded together in the Zingiber officinale cultivar Zhangliang chromosome 8A, Zo_v1.1, whole genome shotgun sequence genome:
- the LOC122009467 gene encoding transport inhibitor response 1-like protein, producing the protein MHKNGIFIAQCHPPCKWFQMMREDGNGEAEREEEEKKSCSLGLCGGGGGVGCSVSPTPATKMRMESSGGGGRVDQPPPFSDRVLENVLENVLEFLTCRRDRNAASLVCRSWYRAEAQTRSEVFIGNCYAVSPSRAVERFRAARAIVLKGRPRFDDFNLIPPGWGASFSPWATAMAAAYPCLERVCLKRMTVFDADLALLSRSLPSFRDLTLICCDGFGTSGLATVAELCRNLRVLDLIENDVEDEDEQVVDWISRFPETSTRLESLSFECVNCPVNFAALEALVARSPSLRRLRLNQHVSVGQLRRLMERAPQLTQLGTGSFNSVPAAAGESDLDAADLESTFAASKSLVCLSGFRMPEPEYLPAIFPVCANLVSLNLSYAMFTAEQLKPVIIHCHNLQTFWVLDTVGDEGLRAVAKNCKKLSEIRVFPLNASEDSEGSVSDSGLVAISEGCRKLRSILYFCQRMTNAAVVTMSKNCPDLVVFRLCIMGRHRPDQLTGEPMDEGFGAIVRNCKKLTRLAVSGLLTDKVFEHIARHGRLVRTLSLAFSGDSDLSLKYLFEGCPNLKKLEIRDSPYGDAGLLSGIHHFYNMRFLWMSSCKLSSRGCKEVARRLPHLVVEVIGDMPEDLHSDAVEKLYLYRSLDGPREDAPPFVKIL; encoded by the exons ATGCATAAAAATGGGATTTTTATTGCTCAGTGCCATCCTCCCTGCAAGTGGTTTCAGATGATGAGGGAGGACGGTAATGGAGAGGCcgagagggaggaggaagagaagaagagctgcTCTCTGGGTctctgcggcggcggcggcggcgttgGGTGTTCTGTTTCACCAACTCCGGCCACGAAGATGAGGATGGAGAGTAGCGGCGGCGGGGGGCGGGTAGACCAGCCGCCACCCTTCTCCGACCGGGTGCTGGAGAACGTTCTCGAGAACGTGCTGGAGTTCCTGACCTGCCGCCGCGACCGGAACGCGGCGTCGCTGGTGTGCCGGTCGTGGTACCGGGCGGAGGCGCAGACCCGGAGCGAGGTCTTTATCGGCAACTGCTACGCCGTGTCGCCGAGCCGCGCCGTCGAGCGGTTCCGCGCCGCCCGGGCGATCGTCCTCAAGGGCCGTCCCCGCTTCGACGATTTCAACCTAATCCCTCCCGGCTGGGGGGCAAGTTTCTCGCCCTGGGCGACCGCCATGGCCGCCGCTTACCCCTGCCTCGAGCGGGTTTGCCTCAAGCGCATGACCGTCTTCGATGCCGATCTCGCCCTCCTCTCCCGCTCCTTGCCCTCCTTCCGCGATCTCACCCTCATTTGCTGTGACGGATTCGGCACCTCCGGCCTCGCCACAGTCGCCGAGCTCTGCAG GAACCTGAGAGTGCTAGATCTGATTGAGAACGACGTGGAGGACGAGGACGAGCAGGTCGTGGATTGGATTTCGAGGTTCCCGGAGACGAGCACCCGCTTGGAGTCGCTCTCATTCGAGTGCGTGAATTGTCCAGTCAACTTCGCCGCCTTGGAGGCTCTCGTCGCTCGATCCCCTTCCCTCAGGCGTCTGCGGCTCAACCAGCACGTCTCCGTCGGCCAACTCCGCCGCCTCATGGAGCGGGCACCGCAGCTCACCCAGCTCGGCACCGGCTCCTTCAACTCGGTGCCCGCCGCTGCCGGCGAATCGGACCTTGACGCCGCCGACCTGGAGTCGACTTTTGCCGCCTCCAAGTCGCTTGTTTGCCTGTCGGGATTCCGTATGCCAGAGCCCGAGTACCTTCCGGCCATCTTCCCCGTCTGCGCCAACCTCGTCTCCCTCAACTTGAGCTACGCCATGTTCACTGCTGAACAGCTTAAGCCCGTCATTATCCATTGCCACAATCTCCAAACCTTCTGG GTTCTTGACACCGTAGGCGACGAGGGTCTCCGAGCAGTAGCTAAGAATTGTAAGAAACTTTCAGAGATTAGAGTATTTCCTTTGAATGCCTCAGAGGATTCTGAGGGCTCTGTCTCTGATTCCGGCCTCGTTGCCATCTCCGAGGGGTGCCGGAAGCTCCGCTCGATTCTGTATTTCTGTCAACGAATGACGAATGCTGCCGTCGTGACGATGTCCAAGAATTGCCCTGATCTAGTCGTGTTCCGGCTCTGCATCATGGGAAGGCATCGTCCCGATCAGCTCACTGGAGAGCCCATGGATGAGGGTTTCGGAGCTATTGTAAGGAACTGCAAGAAGCTAACTAGACTTGCTGTTTCTGGCCTCCTCACTGATAAGGTTTTTGAGCACATTGCACGGCATGGGAGATTAGTTCGCACTCTTTCCTTGGCATTCTCCGGGGACAGTGATTTGAGCTTGAAGTATCTCTTTGAAGGGTGCCCCAATCTGAAAAAGCTCGAGATCAGGGATAGTCCTTACGGTGATGCGGGTCTCCTATCCGGCATCCACCATTTTTACAACATGAGATTCTTGTGGATGTCTTCGTGCAAGCTGTCTTCGAGGGGCTGCAAGGAAGTAGCTCGGAGGCTTCCTCACCTGGTGGTGGAAGTAATTGGGGACATGCCTGAGGACCTTCATAGCGATGCCGTCGAGAAGTTGTACTTGTACCGATCCCTGGACGGCCCTAGGGAAGATGCACCACCTTTTGTTAAGATCTTGTAA